A genomic stretch from Halopiger aswanensis includes:
- a CDS encoding ABC transporter permease: MAGGELSTAIRVARADVLQRFRSRRLLIVLAIVAVIGYQLNVGTFDLFYQDTVDGATVDYRGERTAPYVGLTTGLTGGMFLLLVGYYVLASSLRRDRSTGFDELLASTPVRDRTYLLGTWLSHVTVVAAILATLAGAALVNHAVHGVGRTDPVWIVGGVFLIAFPVGCFVAGFTLVLQSTDRLRGTAGNVVYFFGAIAVLTAAAAAVGDDAGGTTSIPFWVRAVDSVGLVGTGEMTVDALLSVAPEYDGPPVANYGTGTIDGEVVTFEWNGGAWPAWFFANRLGFSLAGIGLALVATLPYDRYDAGDESTSGTLVDRFRRFVPSVFSRDSEEGDATEPTNVSLTPVANRSAGGFGRLLVQELRLLIRGRPWWWYAGAAVITVVGAAGTVPSEAIVSVAAIWPLFVWSGMGYRSVHHRVTPFIVSSRQPYRQLLAEWAAGALVTGAFLGVAVWPTVLEAGLEGAVVFGGAVLFVPSVAQTLGLWSRTRRTFELIYLVLWYAGPLNGVPPLDFAGATTETVGTAIPVAFGAVGLIALGAAVVHRWRRT, encoded by the coding sequence ATGGCTGGTGGGGAGCTCTCGACCGCGATCCGCGTCGCTCGGGCCGACGTTCTCCAGCGATTCCGCTCTCGACGGCTGCTGATCGTGCTGGCGATCGTCGCGGTCATCGGCTACCAGTTGAACGTCGGCACGTTCGACCTGTTCTATCAGGACACCGTCGACGGGGCGACCGTCGACTACCGTGGGGAGCGGACCGCGCCGTACGTCGGATTGACCACGGGACTCACCGGTGGCATGTTTCTGCTGCTGGTCGGCTACTACGTCCTCGCGAGTTCGCTTCGTCGGGATCGTTCGACGGGGTTCGATGAACTCCTCGCGAGCACGCCGGTCAGGGACCGGACGTACCTTCTCGGTACTTGGCTCAGTCACGTCACGGTCGTCGCGGCGATCCTGGCGACGCTGGCCGGGGCTGCGCTCGTCAATCACGCCGTCCACGGCGTCGGCAGGACCGATCCGGTCTGGATCGTCGGCGGCGTCTTTCTGATCGCCTTTCCGGTGGGCTGTTTCGTGGCCGGTTTCACGCTCGTCCTGCAGTCGACCGACCGGCTACGCGGGACGGCCGGGAACGTGGTCTACTTTTTCGGCGCAATCGCGGTCTTGACGGCCGCAGCGGCTGCTGTCGGGGATGATGCGGGGGGAACAACGTCGATTCCGTTCTGGGTGCGGGCCGTCGATTCCGTCGGGCTGGTCGGGACGGGCGAGATGACCGTCGACGCGTTGCTCTCGGTCGCCCCCGAATACGACGGCCCGCCGGTCGCGAACTACGGGACCGGGACGATCGACGGTGAGGTCGTCACGTTCGAGTGGAACGGCGGCGCGTGGCCCGCGTGGTTTTTCGCGAACCGACTCGGCTTCTCGTTGGCGGGCATCGGACTGGCGCTCGTCGCGACCCTGCCCTACGATCGGTACGACGCTGGAGACGAATCGACGAGTGGTACCCTCGTCGACCGATTCCGTCGGTTCGTGCCATCTGTTTTCTCTCGCGACAGTGAGGAGGGCGATGCGACCGAACCCACAAACGTCTCGCTGACGCCCGTCGCTAACCGATCGGCCGGCGGATTCGGTCGGCTCCTCGTTCAGGAACTGCGACTCCTCATTAGAGGTCGGCCCTGGTGGTGGTACGCCGGTGCGGCCGTCATCACCGTCGTCGGTGCCGCCGGCACCGTCCCCTCTGAAGCCATCGTCTCGGTCGCAGCGATCTGGCCGCTGTTCGTTTGGTCCGGCATGGGCTACCGCTCGGTCCATCACCGGGTCACGCCATTTATCGTCTCCTCGAGACAGCCGTACCGCCAACTGCTCGCGGAGTGGGCCGCCGGCGCACTCGTTACGGGGGCGTTTCTCGGCGTCGCAGTCTGGCCGACGGTCCTCGAGGCGGGTCTCGAGGGCGCGGTCGTGTTCGGCGGTGCAGTGCTTTTCGTCCCGTCGGTCGCACAGACGCTCGGTCTCTGGAGTCGAACCCGACGGACGTTCGAACTCATCTATCTCGTTCTCTGGTACGCAGGACCGCTGAACGGCGTTCCGCCGCTCGACTTTGCGGGCGCGACGACCGAAACCGTCGGAACCGCGATTCCGGTTGCGTTCGGCGCCGTCGGGTTGATCGCGCTCGGTGCTGCGGTAGTGCACCGGTGGCGCCGAACGTAG
- a CDS encoding ABC transporter ATP-binding protein codes for MTLRLESVGKRYGDDLWGVRNVDLELETGIHGLLGPNGAGKSTLMRIITTVAEPTTGTITWNGTDVTESPAAVREGLGYLPQDFGVYPDLTAREFLEYVAALRGLDRETAGARIDELLALTGIEHAADRKLRTFSGGMRQSVGIAQALVNDPDVLVVDEPTVGLDPEKRVQVRNLLSSVAEDRIVLLSTHIVPDVEATASRVALLNDGELLAHADPESLVADTQGKVYEYLAPRDDLETLRERYRVSSTVQRADGVRVRLIADERPHSDAEPVTPTLEDAYLDHVGPRMDANAVTGSGGVR; via the coding sequence ATGACCCTTCGACTGGAGTCCGTCGGCAAGCGCTACGGCGACGATCTCTGGGGTGTTCGAAACGTCGACCTCGAGTTAGAGACGGGAATCCACGGCCTGCTCGGACCGAACGGCGCCGGAAAGTCAACCCTGATGCGAATCATTACGACGGTCGCCGAGCCCACGACCGGGACCATTACCTGGAACGGGACCGACGTCACCGAGTCGCCGGCCGCCGTTCGGGAGGGACTCGGCTACCTGCCGCAGGATTTCGGCGTCTATCCCGACCTGACCGCACGGGAGTTCCTCGAGTACGTGGCCGCCCTGCGCGGGCTGGACCGCGAGACGGCTGGCGCCCGAATCGACGAACTGCTGGCCCTGACGGGGATCGAGCACGCGGCGGATCGGAAACTCCGTACCTTCTCCGGCGGGATGCGCCAGAGCGTCGGCATCGCGCAGGCGCTGGTCAACGACCCCGACGTGCTGGTCGTCGACGAGCCGACAGTCGGCCTCGATCCGGAGAAGCGCGTGCAGGTGCGGAACCTGCTGTCCTCGGTTGCCGAAGACCGCATCGTCCTCCTCTCGACGCACATCGTCCCCGACGTCGAAGCGACGGCGTCGCGGGTCGCCCTCCTGAACGACGGCGAGTTGCTGGCCCACGCCGATCCGGAATCGCTCGTCGCCGACACCCAGGGCAAGGTCTACGAGTACCTCGCGCCGCGCGATGACCTCGAGACCCTCCGCGAGCGGTATCGGGTCTCGAGCACGGTCCAGCGAGCCGACGGCGTCCGGGTGCGGCTCATCGCCGACGAGCGTCCGCACTCGGACGCCGAACCCGTGACGCCGACGCTCGAGGACGCCTACCTCGATCACGTCGGACCGCGGATGGACGCGAACGCGGTGACGGGGTCGGGAGGGGTGAGGTAG
- a CDS encoding pyridoxamine 5'-phosphate oxidase family protein — protein MAIDKETDMTDEEIDDFLGRHETGVLSLARTDEPYAIPISYGYDDDNRGFYMRLVSTPDSEKREFLDSSPQARLVVYDEAESTYRSVIATGTLEDIDPSDLTPDQIAQYGEARRPLFEIWAEGKEDLNIELYQLVPESLNGRRTEVDREE, from the coding sequence ATGGCCATCGACAAGGAAACCGACATGACCGACGAGGAGATCGACGATTTCCTCGGCCGGCACGAGACGGGGGTGCTGTCGCTCGCGCGCACCGACGAACCGTACGCGATTCCGATCTCGTACGGCTACGACGACGACAATCGCGGGTTCTACATGCGACTGGTATCGACGCCGGACAGCGAGAAGCGGGAGTTCCTCGACTCGTCGCCTCAGGCTCGGCTCGTCGTCTACGACGAAGCGGAGTCGACCTATCGAAGCGTCATCGCCACCGGGACTCTCGAGGACATCGACCCGTCGGACCTTACGCCGGACCAGATCGCCCAGTACGGCGAGGCCAGACGGCCGCTCTTCGAAATTTGGGCTGAGGGGAAGGAAGATCTGAACATCGAACTCTACCAACTCGTGCCGGAGTCGCTCAACGGTCGACGGACCGAAGTCGACCGCGAGGAGTAA
- a CDS encoding DUF7560 family zinc ribbon protein has translation MSRYEFTCPECGQEIEVNESMREATLSHGCPVCGADVTESAFATQQQTN, from the coding sequence ATGAGTAGATACGAATTCACCTGTCCCGAGTGCGGCCAAGAAATCGAGGTCAACGAGTCGATGCGGGAAGCGACGCTTTCCCACGGTTGTCCGGTCTGTGGCGCCGACGTGACCGAGTCGGCGTTCGCCACGCAACAACAGACCAACTGA
- a CDS encoding helix-turn-helix domain-containing protein, protein MPSGIRAEVKLEDPPHCVVAQAAGETGGSVQSVSKSVNPDAPERVTEEFMLEAEEYPEDDAFDVDADLESVFAYGSSSVYRFQRDLGCGCPCEIVEGFDCPVVDVRTQGTALYLTFHAPDMQGLQAIIGELQAECENLDVQRLLQSQQDHAEQNLVFVDRSTLTDRQLEVLETAHRMGYFEHPKRANAGEVADELDITSTTFTEHLAAAQTKLLDAILDHEG, encoded by the coding sequence GTGCCGTCGGGGATACGCGCCGAAGTGAAACTCGAGGATCCGCCCCACTGCGTCGTCGCGCAAGCGGCCGGCGAGACCGGCGGGTCGGTTCAGTCGGTCTCCAAGAGCGTCAATCCGGACGCGCCCGAGCGCGTGACGGAGGAGTTCATGCTCGAGGCCGAGGAGTATCCCGAGGACGACGCGTTCGACGTCGACGCCGACCTCGAGTCGGTTTTCGCGTACGGCTCGAGTTCGGTCTACCGGTTCCAGCGCGACCTCGGCTGTGGGTGTCCCTGCGAGATCGTCGAGGGCTTCGACTGCCCCGTCGTCGACGTCCGCACGCAGGGGACGGCGCTATATCTCACATTCCACGCGCCGGACATGCAGGGGTTGCAGGCGATCATCGGCGAACTGCAGGCCGAGTGCGAGAACCTCGACGTCCAGCGCCTGCTGCAGTCCCAGCAGGACCACGCCGAGCAGAACCTCGTCTTCGTCGACCGCAGCACGCTGACCGACCGCCAGCTCGAGGTGCTCGAGACGGCCCACCGGATGGGCTACTTCGAACATCCCAAACGGGCCAACGCCGGGGAGGTCGCCGATGAGTTGGATATCACGAGTACGACGTTCACCGAACACCTCGCTGCGGCACAGACGAAACTCCTGGACGCGATCCTCGACCACGAGGGATGA